Part of the Propionimicrobium sp. PCR01-08-3 genome, GCGACCTGACGGTGCTGGGCCACATAGGCGCCGCCTTCAGATGATCGCCACCCGCCGAAACCCGAGCTGCGTGCAGCGCCCAGCGGCAGTGAGTGCCCGGTGAAGATCACTTCGACGTCGTCTGCGGTCAGCCCGGGATTATCGGCCTGCAATCGATCGAGGGAGTGCTCGAGTCCGGCCACGAACGGGGCGACGAAGCCGGGATGGTTGAAGAACTGCCGTACCTTGCCCAGCCGGAGCTTCCCCTGTAATCCGGTCTTCGCCAGGGCCTTGTCCAGATCCTCGGTGTATTGCCGGCACGACGAATAGGACGCATAGCTGCTCGTCCGCACGGTCAGCAGGCTGCGGCACCCTGCCTGATAGGCCTGCGTCAAAGCGTCGCCGAGATAGGGATCCCAGTTGCGATTGCCTATCCAGATCGGCAGCCGGTGGCCGCGGGCGTGCAACTCCGCGTCGAGCGCGGCGACCAGTGCGTCGTTCTGCTCGTTGATCGGGCTCGCGCCACCGAAGTGGTAGTAGTGCTCGGCGACGTCCGTCAGCCGCGCGTCGGGTATTCCGCGGCCGCGGGTCACATTGCGCAAGAATGGCATCACATCATCGCAGGTTCTGGGACCGCCGAATGATACGAGCATGATTCCATCGAACGAATCGGCATCGGGCATGCCTTTGAGCCTATCCCCCGATTCGTCGGCCCCTTGCCCAGCCCATCTTGCCGGCCTCCACTCTGCGTTTGAATCGACCGGCGCTCCGACGCCCGCGGTCACGTCGGCGATCGGCCCCTACCCCTGGCACCTCGCCGCGAAACGAGTGGATTAGGGTGTGACGAAGATCGGCGGCTATTCCTCGGACGACCGAGATCAGGCATCTGACAATTCACCACACGAGAGAAGGCACCATTCATGGCAGGACATCCGGGTGGCATCGGTTCGGTCAAGCCAATCAACTGGGCATACGACCGCGCGCCGATGATCATTTACTGGGAGATGACCAATGCCTGCGGGCTGGCCTGCAAGCATTGCCGGGCGACCGCGATGCCCGATCCGGCTCCCGATGAACTGAACACCGACGAGTCGCTGCGGCTGCTCGACAGCATCGCCGAGTTCGGCAAGCCGCTGCCGCACATCGTGATGACCGGCGGCGATCCGCTGCGGCGTCCGGATCTCGAACTGCTCGTCAACGCGGCCATCGACCGCGGCATCGGGGTCTCGCTCGCGCCGGCGGTCACTCCGCTGCTCACCGCCGAGCGGATCGCCTGGATGAAAGACCTCGGCATCGGCGCCATCTCCTTGTCATTGGACGCCTCGAACGCGCACGATCACGATGCGTTGCGTCAGGTCGACGGCACCTTCGACGCCACCTTGGAGGCCTTGCGACAGGCGGCCGCCGTCAAGCTTCCGGTACAGGTCAACACCCTGGTCAGCGCCGACAACGCGGATGACCTCGAGGCGATGTACGGGTTGCTCAGCAATGAGACTCTGATGCAGTGGTCGCTGTTCTTCCTGATCTCGGTCGGACGCGGCACCCAGCTCACCGAACTCGATCCGGGCGAGGCCGAACGGCTGCTGTCCCATTGGGGAGCCCGCTCGGCGACCGCGCCGTTCCGGATCAAGACCACCGAAGCCATGCAATACCGGCGCATCCTCGCCCAGCGGCTGTTCGCCGAAGGCAAGACCCGTGAACAGATCGAAGCCGGACGGGCATCTGCCGGATTCGGCATCCGCGACGGCAACGGAGTGGTCTTCATCTCTCATCAGGGCAAGGTGTATCCCTCGGGGTTCCTGCCGATCGAGGTCGGCTCGGTCCGCGAGCAGCAGCTGGCGGACATCTATCAGAACGCCCCGCTGATGCGTCAACTGCGGCGTCCCGAAGAGTTCCACGGACGCTGCGGAGTCTGCGAATTCCACCGCTGGTGCGGTGGGTCCAGGGCTCGCGCCTGGGCACGCACCGGCGATCCGCTGGCCACCGATCCGATGTGCCCCTACCAGCCGGGCGGGCGTTACGCCGAACTCATGCGGGCAGACAC contains:
- a CDS encoding ferrochelatase — its product is MPDADSFDGIMLVSFGGPRTCDDVMPFLRNVTRGRGIPDARLTDVAEHYYHFGGASPINEQNDALVAALDAELHARGHRLPIWIGNRNWDPYLGDALTQAYQAGCRSLLTVRTSSYASYSSCRQYTEDLDKALAKTGLQGKLRLGKVRQFFNHPGFVAPFVAGLEHSLDRLQADNPGLTADDVEVIFTGHSLPLGAARSSGFGGWRSSEGGAYVAQHRQVAEQIVAAVRGARDGTETLGFRHWQLAWQSRSGPASQPWLEPDINDAIAELPAVGRKAVITVPISFISDHMEVVWDLDIEAAATAARLGLDYARVPAPGTHPAFVQGLADMIEERLGLREGRISTGAVGPWPDCCPADCCPPAIHPHTKAAQR
- a CDS encoding TIGR04053 family radical SAM/SPASM domain-containing protein translates to MAGHPGGIGSVKPINWAYDRAPMIIYWEMTNACGLACKHCRATAMPDPAPDELNTDESLRLLDSIAEFGKPLPHIVMTGGDPLRRPDLELLVNAAIDRGIGVSLAPAVTPLLTAERIAWMKDLGIGAISLSLDASNAHDHDALRQVDGTFDATLEALRQAAAVKLPVQVNTLVSADNADDLEAMYGLLSNETLMQWSLFFLISVGRGTQLTELDPGEAERLLSHWGARSATAPFRIKTTEAMQYRRILAQRLFAEGKTREQIEAGRASAGFGIRDGNGVVFISHQGKVYPSGFLPIEVGSVREQQLADIYQNAPLMRQLRRPEEFHGRCGVCEFHRWCGGSRARAWARTGDPLATDPMCPYQPGGRYAELMRADTVPVA